The following coding sequences lie in one Amycolatopsis cihanbeyliensis genomic window:
- the thiS gene encoding sulfur carrier protein ThiS, translated as MQVNVNGEQREFAEGSTLTTVLEALGRTHRGVAVALNGELVRRGRWDEVVVPDGARLEVLTAVQGG; from the coding sequence ATGCAGGTCAACGTGAACGGCGAACAGCGGGAGTTCGCCGAGGGCAGCACGCTCACGACCGTGCTGGAGGCGCTGGGTCGAACCCACCGCGGGGTCGCGGTCGCGCTGAACGGCGAGCTGGTCCGCCGCGGCCGGTGGGACGAGGTCGTGGTCCCCGACGGCGCCCGGCTCGAGGTGCTCACCGCGGTGCAGGGAGGTTGA
- the thiO gene encoding glycine oxidase ThiO, producing the protein MKDKVDLAVVGGGVIGLAVAWRVAAAGHRVSLFDPAFDPELVDPVPGRSASWLAGGMLAPVTEAWPGEEHVLELGEESLRRWPGFAADLRAAGTDPGLSGAGTVVAAFDRADAEQLDILAGYLASLGREASWLSGRELRRVEPGVGPAVHGGLLVPGDLAVDNRRLLMSLRDAAQAAGVGFVPEVALEVEARQVRTHASTRGFDAVLIAAGAWSARLHAELADRVRPLKGEILRLRTRRGTLPPPTHTLRAVVEGRPCYLVPRERGELVLGATQYEAGFDETVTARGLRELLDGAERVFPAVAEYEVVEAAAGVRAASVDNLPQIGELGDGVLVATGHHRNGLLLAPVTADAVVAMLAGEARPDCVLAARPERFSACF; encoded by the coding sequence CCCCGAGTTGGTCGACCCCGTGCCGGGCCGCAGCGCGTCCTGGCTGGCCGGCGGCATGCTCGCCCCGGTCACCGAGGCCTGGCCCGGTGAGGAGCACGTGCTCGAACTGGGCGAGGAATCGCTGCGGCGCTGGCCGGGGTTCGCCGCCGACCTGCGCGCCGCGGGCACCGACCCGGGCCTGTCCGGCGCGGGTACCGTGGTGGCCGCCTTCGACCGGGCCGATGCCGAGCAACTGGACATCCTCGCCGGCTACCTCGCCTCGCTCGGCAGGGAGGCGAGCTGGCTGTCCGGTCGCGAGCTGCGGCGCGTCGAGCCGGGCGTGGGGCCCGCGGTCCACGGTGGGCTGCTGGTGCCGGGTGATCTCGCGGTGGACAACCGCAGGCTGCTGATGTCCCTGCGGGACGCGGCACAGGCCGCCGGGGTCGGATTCGTCCCCGAGGTCGCGCTGGAGGTCGAAGCCCGGCAGGTGCGCACGCACGCCTCGACCCGTGGTTTCGACGCCGTACTGATCGCGGCCGGGGCGTGGAGCGCACGGCTGCACGCCGAGCTCGCCGACCGGGTGCGCCCGCTCAAGGGCGAGATCCTGCGGCTGCGGACCCGTCGCGGCACCCTGCCGCCGCCGACGCACACCCTGCGCGCGGTGGTGGAGGGGCGGCCCTGTTACCTGGTGCCACGGGAACGGGGCGAGCTGGTGCTCGGCGCGACCCAGTACGAGGCGGGGTTCGACGAGACGGTCACCGCGCGTGGCCTCCGCGAGCTGCTGGACGGGGCCGAGCGCGTGTTCCCCGCGGTCGCGGAGTACGAGGTGGTGGAGGCGGCCGCCGGGGTGCGCGCCGCCAGTGTGGACAACCTGCCGCAGATCGGCGAGCTGGGCGACGGCGTGCTGGTCGCCACCGGGCACCACCGCAACGGCTTGCTGCTCGCCCCGGTCACCGCGGACGCCGTGGTGGCCATGCTCGCCGGCGAGGCGCGACCGGACTGTGTCCTCGCCGCGCGCCCCGAGAGGTTCAGCGCTTGTTTCTAA